A genome region from Nocardioides cynanchi includes the following:
- a CDS encoding DUF58 domain-containing protein: MSPTDRARGAWGVVNPLGRVVVALGLLLAVVAGVAHWREVAVLSAACLLLMLLALPFLVGRTSVRVDLRLQPERVTAGESVAASVTVTNLAPRRMLPTLLEVAVGPLLHRYAVPALGAAGRRGDSTEENLTIRTERRGVIPVGPVLTRRGDPLGLSSVDIRWTGVTEIMVRPPMVGLEALGAGLLRDLEGVSTDALSQSDLAFHALREYSPGDDLRHVHWRSSAKAMAASGDTALLVRQYLDTRRSHATVVVDDDPGGWTTTEDFETAMSVAASIIRRSILDELDVSFVCGRRAATGVSGHLALDALCRAETGDVGLVRAAQRAATAAPDTSVLFLLSGALAPFADLQRAAAAFPPEVRRFALVVDPDAAPTVTEAAGLPVLRLATKDDAPALLQWSVR, translated from the coding sequence ATGAGCCCGACCGACCGCGCGCGTGGGGCCTGGGGGGTGGTCAATCCTCTGGGCCGGGTCGTCGTCGCCCTCGGCCTGCTGCTGGCGGTGGTGGCGGGTGTCGCGCACTGGCGCGAGGTGGCGGTGCTGTCGGCGGCCTGCCTCCTGCTGATGTTGCTCGCGCTGCCGTTCCTGGTCGGCCGGACCTCGGTCCGCGTCGACCTGCGCCTCCAGCCCGAGCGGGTCACCGCGGGGGAGTCGGTCGCAGCGAGCGTCACGGTCACCAACCTCGCTCCGCGGCGGATGCTCCCGACCCTGCTGGAGGTCGCGGTCGGCCCGCTGCTGCACCGGTACGCCGTACCAGCGCTCGGGGCGGCCGGGCGGCGAGGCGACTCGACGGAGGAGAACCTCACGATCCGCACCGAGCGGCGCGGGGTGATCCCGGTCGGGCCGGTGCTGACCCGCCGCGGCGACCCGCTCGGGCTCTCCTCGGTCGACATCCGCTGGACCGGGGTCACCGAGATCATGGTGCGCCCGCCGATGGTGGGCCTCGAGGCGCTCGGCGCCGGTCTGCTCCGCGACCTCGAGGGCGTCTCCACCGACGCCCTCTCGCAGAGCGACCTCGCCTTCCACGCGCTGCGCGAGTACTCACCCGGCGACGACCTGCGCCATGTGCACTGGCGCTCGTCGGCCAAGGCGATGGCCGCGTCGGGCGACACCGCGCTGCTCGTGCGTCAATACCTCGACACCCGACGCAGCCACGCCACCGTCGTCGTCGACGACGACCCGGGCGGGTGGACGACGACCGAGGACTTCGAGACCGCGATGTCGGTGGCGGCGTCGATCATCCGGCGTTCGATCCTCGACGAGCTCGACGTCTCGTTCGTCTGTGGCCGGCGGGCCGCCACCGGCGTCAGCGGCCACCTCGCGCTCGACGCCCTGTGCCGGGCGGAGACCGGTGACGTCGGCCTGGTCCGGGCCGCGCAGCGGGCGGCCACCGCGGCGCCGGACACCAGCGTCCTGTTCCTGCTGAGCGGGGCCCTGGCGCCGTTCGCGGACCTCCAGCGCGCGGCCGCCGCCTTCCCGCCGGAGGTACGCCGGTTCGCGCTGGTGGTCGACCCCGACGCGGCGCCGACGGTCACCGAGGCGGCCGGGCTGCCGGTGCTGCGCCTGGCCACGAAGGACGACGCTCCCGCCCTGCTCCAGTGGAGCGTGCGATGA
- a CDS encoding transglutaminase-like domain-containing protein, whose amino-acid sequence MSPASHAVTHDRRTRVDLGLLLALLLVTLAGLAPTYQGWGFLVVGLAGAVLSAGALLLVRALAWPSITAVLLTLALYYLAGGPACLRGEGTSASLPGPTSARLLTHEAVFGWKDLLTTLPPLDASGPLLALPFILGLAGGLAGMLLAGVEPGPARVGAALPLLSPLVLLALVILLGVHRPQSLWLQGVGFAVLALVWLVVRHDRSGGAVRDTASRLRRTTTGGALLAAAALLALPVGTWAAGGDSGRTVLRTYVSPPFDIGQYPSPLASYRRYVPEPARSHDPQNLHDQTLFTITGVPAGTRVRIATLDHYDGVVYGASNGSEPGPVDDTFQRVSSSIDDPVAGTPVQGTVTLGPGYSGVWLPVAGALQHLRFESGDTGAMAETFRYNLATSTGVVPSGLVPGNSWSYSAVLPDQRLSARDVPGAPLVETAVDGAFLDTLAAKWAQGASAPMQQLFAIARHLKNDGKFSDGVTRAERVYHAGHNEFRLADDQGGVNSRGIVGDDEQYAAWMSLLANQVGVPARVVFGAVVPAGGVVTGADVHAWVEVRVGDGSWRTLPTSAFMDHDKPATLPPQSQQQMTGAVVPPPQPIPPPSSAGDQSDTDMRAQKSRHTTTTPPPTTSRAAAWVGRVVTYVGVPVLLVAAVVGGILGAKLLRRRRRRTAPRISSRFVGGWHELVDHARDLGQPIPVGMVTRREQAGWFADPASRAAAPGLARTADRHVFGPASPAAEAAEAFWRAVDAERRAMSASADRGRRIRAALAVRTFRRV is encoded by the coding sequence ATGAGCCCGGCCAGCCACGCGGTCACTCACGACCGTCGGACCCGGGTCGACCTCGGCCTGCTCCTCGCCCTCCTCCTGGTCACGCTGGCCGGGCTGGCCCCGACCTATCAGGGATGGGGCTTCCTCGTGGTCGGCCTGGCCGGTGCGGTGCTCTCCGCGGGCGCCCTCCTGCTGGTGCGCGCCCTGGCGTGGCCGTCGATCACCGCGGTGCTCCTGACCCTGGCGCTGTACTACCTGGCCGGCGGCCCGGCGTGCCTGCGCGGCGAGGGCACGTCGGCGTCGTTGCCCGGTCCCACCAGCGCCCGCCTGCTGACCCACGAGGCGGTGTTCGGCTGGAAGGACCTGCTGACCACCCTGCCGCCGCTGGACGCGAGCGGCCCACTGCTCGCGCTGCCGTTCATCCTGGGCCTCGCCGGGGGGCTGGCCGGAATGTTGCTGGCGGGGGTCGAGCCGGGGCCGGCCCGGGTGGGCGCCGCGCTGCCGTTGCTCTCGCCCCTGGTGCTGCTCGCGCTGGTGATCCTGCTCGGCGTGCACCGTCCCCAGTCACTGTGGCTCCAGGGAGTCGGCTTCGCGGTGCTGGCCCTGGTCTGGCTGGTTGTGCGCCACGACCGCTCGGGCGGCGCCGTCCGCGACACCGCCTCACGGCTGCGTCGTACGACGACGGGTGGCGCGCTGCTCGCCGCGGCCGCGCTGCTCGCGCTCCCGGTCGGCACCTGGGCCGCCGGTGGCGACTCGGGACGCACCGTGCTGCGCACCTACGTCAGCCCGCCGTTCGACATCGGGCAGTACCCCTCCCCGCTGGCGTCGTACCGGCGCTACGTCCCGGAGCCGGCCCGGTCCCACGACCCGCAGAACCTCCACGACCAGACCCTGTTCACGATCACGGGGGTGCCGGCCGGGACCCGGGTCCGGATCGCCACGCTGGACCACTACGACGGCGTCGTCTACGGCGCCTCGAACGGCTCCGAGCCCGGGCCGGTCGACGACACGTTCCAGCGGGTGTCCTCGTCGATCGACGACCCGGTCGCCGGCACCCCGGTGCAGGGCACCGTCACCCTCGGTCCCGGCTACTCCGGGGTGTGGCTGCCGGTCGCCGGGGCGCTTCAGCACCTGCGCTTCGAGTCGGGCGACACCGGCGCGATGGCCGAGACGTTCCGCTACAACCTGGCGACCTCGACCGGGGTGGTGCCGTCGGGGCTGGTGCCCGGGAACTCCTGGAGCTACTCCGCCGTGCTGCCCGACCAGAGGCTCAGCGCCCGTGACGTCCCCGGCGCGCCCCTGGTCGAGACCGCGGTGGACGGCGCGTTCCTGGACACGCTCGCGGCCAAGTGGGCCCAAGGCGCCAGCGCACCGATGCAGCAGCTGTTCGCCATCGCGAGACACCTGAAGAACGACGGGAAGTTCTCCGACGGTGTCACCCGCGCCGAGCGGGTCTACCACGCGGGACACAACGAGTTCCGGCTCGCCGACGACCAGGGCGGCGTCAACTCGCGGGGCATCGTCGGCGACGACGAGCAGTACGCCGCCTGGATGTCCCTCCTGGCCAACCAGGTCGGGGTGCCGGCCCGCGTCGTGTTCGGTGCCGTGGTGCCGGCCGGTGGCGTGGTCACCGGTGCCGACGTGCACGCGTGGGTCGAGGTCCGCGTCGGGGACGGCTCGTGGCGCACCCTGCCGACCTCGGCGTTCATGGACCACGACAAGCCCGCCACCCTGCCTCCGCAGTCGCAGCAGCAGATGACCGGAGCCGTCGTACCCCCGCCGCAGCCGATCCCGCCGCCCTCCTCGGCCGGCGACCAGTCCGACACCGACATGCGGGCCCAGAAGAGCAGGCACACGACGACCACGCCGCCGCCCACCACCTCACGTGCCGCGGCCTGGGTCGGCCGGGTGGTGACCTACGTCGGAGTTCCGGTGCTGCTGGTCGCCGCGGTCGTGGGCGGCATCCTGGGTGCCAAGCTGCTGCGCCGCCGCCGACGCCGTACGGCGCCGCGCATCTCGTCCCGCTTCGTCGGAGGTTGGCACGAGCTGGTCGACCACGCCCGCGACCTCGGCCAGCCGATCCCGGTGGGGATGGTGACCCGGCGCGAGCAGGCGGGCTGGTTCGCCGATCCGGCCAGCCGCGCAGCCGCGCCGGGCCTGGCCCGCACCGCAGACCGCCACGTCTTCGGTCCCGCCTCACCGGCCGCCGAGGCGGCCGAGGCCTTCTGGCGCGCCGTCGACGCCGAACGTCGGGCGATGAGCGCTTCGGCCGACCGTGGCCGCCGGATCCGGGCGGCGCTCGCCGTGCGCACCTTCCGCCGCGTCTGA
- a CDS encoding NYN domain-containing protein — MPDHDAARLAVLIDADNTSASQAAAILEELARYGIPTVKRAYGDWTTQNLVRWKDELHRHAIQPVQQFAYTTGKNSTDSALIIDAMDLLYSGNLDAFAIVSSDSDFTRLATRIRESGKTVYGMGRRRTPASLVAACDRFIYLEVLGQADDSPAGDPDATDEPPLPDLRRILTSAVESTSQDDGWSGLSAMGNYLNNTHASFDPRNYGFSKLSTLARAQDYLEVKQADGQAPRVRVKPEPVKAAARTATKAAAKTATTTSTSRRARTTTRKTPTKTT; from the coding sequence GTGCCCGACCACGATGCGGCCCGTCTGGCCGTCCTGATCGACGCCGACAACACCTCCGCCAGTCAGGCCGCGGCCATCCTCGAGGAGCTCGCACGTTACGGCATCCCGACGGTGAAGCGCGCCTACGGTGACTGGACCACCCAGAACCTCGTCCGCTGGAAGGACGAGCTCCACCGGCACGCCATCCAGCCGGTGCAGCAGTTCGCCTACACGACCGGGAAGAACTCCACCGACTCCGCGCTGATCATCGACGCGATGGACCTGCTGTACTCCGGCAACCTCGACGCCTTCGCGATCGTGTCGAGCGACTCGGACTTCACCCGGCTCGCCACCCGGATCCGCGAGTCCGGCAAGACGGTCTACGGCATGGGGCGACGCCGTACCCCGGCCTCCCTGGTCGCCGCGTGTGACCGGTTCATCTACCTGGAGGTGCTCGGCCAGGCCGACGACTCACCGGCAGGCGACCCCGACGCGACCGACGAGCCGCCGCTGCCCGACCTGCGCCGGATCCTCACGTCGGCCGTCGAGTCCACGTCCCAGGACGACGGGTGGTCGGGGCTGTCCGCGATGGGCAACTACCTCAACAACACCCACGCGTCGTTCGACCCTCGCAACTACGGTTTCTCCAAGCTGAGCACGCTGGCCCGGGCGCAGGACTACCTCGAGGTCAAGCAGGCCGACGGGCAGGCGCCCCGGGTACGGGTCAAGCCGGAGCCGGTCAAGGCCGCCGCCAGGACGGCGACGAAGGCCGCCGCGAAGACCGCCACGACGACGTCGACCAGCCGGCGTGCCCGCACGACGACCCGGAAGACCCCCACCAAGACGACCTGA
- a CDS encoding DUF7716 domain-containing protein, translated as MPSLSELIRRLDELDDDGTLFAARPWSAGSDAACAVEDHESKEAVEAGMTYLLEVSMAQEVVQTWGAWHGGRTPSTTEAVRAVIYYAEHDTYPPG; from the coding sequence ATGCCGTCCCTGTCCGAGCTGATTCGCAGGCTCGACGAGCTGGACGACGACGGCACGTTGTTCGCGGCCCGACCGTGGAGCGCAGGCTCCGACGCGGCCTGCGCGGTCGAGGACCACGAGTCGAAGGAAGCCGTCGAGGCCGGGATGACCTACCTCCTGGAGGTCTCGATGGCCCAGGAGGTCGTGCAGACCTGGGGTGCCTGGCACGGGGGTCGGACGCCCTCCACGACGGAGGCTGTCCGGGCCGTGATCTACTACGCGGAGCACGACACCTACCCGCCCGGCTGA
- the rpmJ gene encoding 50S ribosomal protein L36 has translation MKVNPSVKRICDKCKVIRRHGRVMVICENPRHKQRQG, from the coding sequence ATGAAGGTCAACCCGAGCGTGAAGCGCATCTGTGACAAGTGCAAGGTGATCCGTCGCCACGGCCGCGTCATGGTGATCTGCGAGAACCCGCGTCACAAGCAACGTCAGGGCTGA
- the rpsM gene encoding 30S ribosomal protein S13 translates to MARLVGVDLPRDKRIEIALTYIYGIGRTRAQQLLSVTGVNPDLRVHQLGDEELVKLRDAIEGNDEIKIEGDLRREVQADIRRKIEIGSYQGRRHRQGLPVRGQRTKTNARTRKGPKRTVAGKKKAK, encoded by the coding sequence ATGGCACGCCTCGTTGGTGTGGATCTCCCGCGTGACAAGCGGATCGAGATCGCACTCACCTACATCTACGGCATCGGCCGTACCCGCGCCCAGCAGCTCTTGAGCGTGACCGGGGTCAACCCCGACCTCCGCGTCCACCAGCTCGGCGACGAGGAGCTGGTCAAGCTCCGCGACGCCATCGAGGGCAACGACGAGATCAAGATCGAGGGTGACCTCCGCCGTGAGGTCCAGGCGGACATCCGTCGCAAGATCGAGATCGGCAGCTACCAGGGTCGCCGCCACCGCCAGGGTCTCCCTGTCCGTGGCCAGCGCACCAAGACCAACGCCCGCACCCGCAAGGGTCCCAAGCGCACCGTGGCCGGCAAGAAGAAGGCCAAGTGA
- the rpsK gene encoding 30S ribosomal protein S11, with translation MPPKSRQAGAKKVRRKEKKNIAQGEAHIKSTFNNTIVTITDPTGAVISWASAGTVGFKGSRKSTPFAAQMAAEAAGRRAMDHGMKKIDVFVKGPGSGRETAIRSLGAIGLEVGTIQDVTPTPHNGCRPPKRRRV, from the coding sequence ATGCCTCCCAAGAGCCGTCAGGCCGGCGCCAAGAAGGTGCGTCGCAAGGAGAAGAAGAACATCGCTCAGGGCGAAGCCCACATCAAGAGCACGTTCAACAACACCATCGTCACCATCACCGACCCCACGGGCGCGGTGATCTCGTGGGCCTCGGCCGGCACCGTCGGCTTCAAGGGCTCGCGCAAGTCCACCCCGTTCGCCGCCCAGATGGCCGCCGAGGCCGCGGGTCGCCGGGCGATGGACCACGGCATGAAGAAGATCGACGTCTTCGTGAAGGGCCCGGGCTCGGGCCGCGAGACCGCGATCCGCTCGCTCGGTGCGATCGGCCTCGAGGTCGGCACCATCCAGGACGTCACGCCCACTCCCCACAACGGTTGCCGCCCGCCCAAGCGCCGGCGCGTCTGA
- the rpsD gene encoding 30S ribosomal protein S4 — MARYTGPMTKKSRRLGVDLVGGDSAYERRPYPPGQHGRGRIKESEYLLQLREKQKARFTYGVLEKQFHNYYTEASRRQGKTGDNLLQLLECRLDNVIYRAGFARTRRHARQLVNHGHFRVNGRKVDIPSFQVSQYDIIDVREKSLEMTPFIVARETHGERIVPAWLEAIPTRMRILVHQLPVRAQIDLPVQEQLIVEYYSKK; from the coding sequence ATGGCCCGTTACACCGGCCCCATGACCAAGAAGTCGCGCCGTCTCGGTGTCGACCTCGTCGGCGGCGACTCGGCGTACGAGCGTCGCCCCTACCCGCCCGGCCAGCACGGCCGCGGGCGGATCAAGGAGAGCGAGTACCTCCTCCAGCTGCGCGAGAAGCAGAAGGCCCGCTTCACCTACGGCGTGCTGGAGAAGCAGTTCCACAACTACTACACCGAGGCCTCGCGTCGGCAGGGCAAGACCGGTGACAACCTGCTGCAGCTGCTCGAGTGCCGTCTCGACAACGTGATCTACCGTGCCGGGTTCGCCCGCACGCGCCGTCACGCGCGTCAGCTGGTCAACCACGGGCACTTCCGGGTCAACGGTCGCAAGGTCGACATCCCGTCGTTCCAGGTCAGCCAGTACGACATCATCGACGTGCGCGAGAAGTCGCTGGAGATGACGCCGTTCATCGTGGCGCGCGAGACCCACGGCGAGCGGATCGTCCCGGCGTGGCTCGAGGCGATCCCGACCCGGATGCGCATCCTGGTCCACCAGCTGCCGGTCCGGGCCCAGATCGACCTCCCCGTCCAGGAGCAGCTGATCGTCGAGTACTACTCCAAGAAGTAG
- a CDS encoding DNA-directed RNA polymerase subunit alpha produces the protein MLIAQRPTLSEESVGDFRSRFVIEPLEPGFGYTLGNSLRRTLLSSIPGASVTSIKVDTVLHEFSTIEGVKEDVTEVILNLKGLVVSSEHDEPVTMYLRKSGAGEVTAGDIQPPAGVEVHNPELKIATLSDKGKLEMELVVERGRGYVSAVQNKGADNEIGRMPVDSIYSPVLKVTYKVEATRVEQRTDFDKLVIDVETKPSMKPRDAIASAGKTLVELFGLARELNVEAEGIDIGPSPVDEQLAADLALPVEDLQLTVRSYNCLKREGIHTVGELISRSEQDLLDIRNFGAKSIDEVKAKLVEMGLSLKDSAPGFDPHAALAAYGDDEDDAFIEDESY, from the coding sequence GTGCTCATCGCACAGCGTCCGACCCTGTCGGAAGAGTCCGTCGGCGACTTCCGTTCACGTTTCGTCATCGAGCCCCTGGAGCCGGGTTTCGGCTACACGCTCGGCAACTCCCTGCGTCGTACCCTCCTGTCGTCCATCCCGGGCGCATCGGTCACGAGCATCAAGGTGGACACCGTCCTCCACGAGTTCTCGACCATCGAGGGTGTCAAGGAGGACGTCACCGAGGTGATCCTCAACCTCAAGGGCCTCGTCGTCTCCTCCGAGCACGACGAGCCGGTGACGATGTACCTGCGCAAGTCCGGCGCGGGCGAGGTCACCGCCGGTGACATCCAGCCGCCGGCAGGCGTCGAGGTGCACAACCCCGAGCTGAAGATCGCCACCCTGTCCGACAAGGGCAAGCTGGAGATGGAGCTGGTCGTCGAGCGTGGCCGCGGCTACGTCTCCGCCGTCCAGAACAAGGGTGCCGACAACGAGATCGGCCGGATGCCGGTCGACTCGATCTACAGCCCCGTGCTGAAGGTGACCTACAAGGTCGAGGCCACCCGTGTCGAGCAGCGCACCGACTTCGACAAGCTCGTGATCGACGTCGAGACCAAGCCGTCGATGAAGCCGCGCGATGCGATCGCCTCGGCCGGCAAGACGCTGGTCGAGCTGTTCGGTCTGGCCCGTGAGCTCAACGTCGAGGCGGAGGGCATCGACATCGGCCCGTCGCCCGTCGACGAGCAGCTGGCCGCGGACCTCGCCCTCCCGGTCGAGGACCTCCAGCTGACGGTCCGGTCCTACAACTGCCTCAAGCGCGAGGGCATCCACACCGTGGGTGAGCTGATCTCGCGCTCGGAGCAGGACCTCCTCGACATCCGCAACTTCGGCGCCAAGTCGATCGACGAGGTCAAGGCCAAGCTGGTCGAGATGGGCCTGTCCCTCAAGGACAGCGCGCCCGGCTTCGACCCGCACGCGGCCCTGGCTGCGTACGGCGACGACGAGGACGACGCGTTCATCGAGGATGAGTCCTACTGA
- a CDS encoding carbohydrate kinase family protein, which translates to MTDFLVVGESLVDIVQRPDGSTLEYPGGSAANVAVALARLGRPVELATSFADDERGAMLARHLNQSAVGLVGDPHRLARTSTALATIAADGSASYTFDIEWQLPEIPEVGPLVVHTCSLGAVMAPGAADVRRLLERLRPQALVSYDVNTRPAVTGVGPEVVQAVEEVVTLADLVKASDEDLHALYPADTVEVAVERLRGLGASAVVVTRGQGGATWYGPDGRVDVASHEVPVVDTIGAGDTFGAAVIDALSDLGAVGGRLPGLGSSEVDKVLRHAARAAAVTVSRPGADPPYRHELL; encoded by the coding sequence ATGACGGACTTCCTCGTGGTGGGCGAGTCGCTCGTCGACATCGTCCAGCGTCCCGACGGATCCACCCTCGAGTACCCCGGCGGCAGCGCAGCCAACGTCGCGGTCGCGCTGGCCCGGCTCGGTCGGCCCGTCGAGCTGGCGACGTCGTTCGCCGACGACGAGCGGGGAGCGATGCTGGCGCGTCATCTCAACCAGTCGGCGGTCGGCCTGGTGGGTGACCCGCACCGGCTCGCGCGGACGTCGACGGCGTTGGCCACGATCGCGGCCGACGGCAGCGCGTCGTACACCTTCGACATCGAGTGGCAGCTGCCCGAGATCCCCGAGGTCGGGCCGCTCGTGGTGCACACCTGCTCACTGGGGGCGGTGATGGCGCCCGGCGCTGCCGACGTACGCCGCCTGCTCGAGCGGCTGCGCCCGCAGGCGTTGGTCAGCTACGACGTGAACACCCGGCCGGCCGTCACCGGGGTCGGCCCCGAGGTGGTGCAGGCGGTTGAGGAGGTCGTCACGCTGGCCGACCTGGTCAAGGCCTCCGACGAGGACCTCCACGCGCTGTACCCCGCCGACACCGTCGAGGTCGCGGTGGAGCGGCTGCGCGGTCTCGGTGCCTCCGCGGTGGTCGTGACCCGGGGTCAGGGCGGTGCCACGTGGTACGGCCCCGACGGCCGGGTCGACGTCGCCTCCCACGAGGTGCCCGTGGTCGACACGATCGGCGCGGGCGACACCTTCGGGGCTGCCGTCATCGACGCCCTGTCCGACCTCGGCGCCGTCGGCGGCCGGCTCCCGGGCCTGGGCTCCTCGGAGGTCGACAAGGTCCTGCGCCACGCCGCCCGGGCGGCCGCCGTGACCGTCTCGCGTCCCGGCGCCGACCCGCCGTACCGCCACGAGCTGCTCTGA
- the gdhA gene encoding NADP-specific glutamate dehydrogenase: MRQSAVEFLEWVTDRTPGEAEFHQAVSEVVPSVWPVLERKPAYAEARILHRMVEPERVISFRVPWVDDHGEIQVNRGYRVEMNSAIGPYKGGLRFRGNVDLSVLKFLAFEQAFKNALTTLPLGGGKGGSDFEPKGRSDGEVMRFCQSFMSELFRHIGAHTDVPAGDIGVGGREIGFLFGQYKRLSNEFTGVLTGKGVSWGGSLIRPEATGYGLVYFADQMLKTRDDSMYRKICLISGSGNVAQYAAENVIRLGGKVLTMSDSSGFVHDPSGIDEEKLAWIVDLKEVRRGRISEYAEHFGCDFHAGQRPWGVEGAQVALPCACQNELDEEDAKALLANGVVVVAEGANMPSEPGAVRQFVDAGILYGPGKAANAGGVAVSGLEMVQNAAFSTWTRDEVDARLLGIMVDIHRSCVRAAAEYDQPGNYVVGANIAGFEKIASAMLAQGVV; encoded by the coding sequence GTGCGTCAGTCGGCGGTCGAGTTCCTGGAGTGGGTCACGGACCGGACTCCCGGTGAGGCGGAGTTCCACCAGGCGGTGTCGGAGGTGGTGCCGTCGGTCTGGCCGGTGCTCGAGCGCAAGCCGGCGTACGCCGAGGCCCGGATCCTGCACCGGATGGTGGAGCCCGAGCGGGTGATCTCGTTCCGGGTGCCGTGGGTCGACGACCACGGGGAGATCCAGGTGAACCGTGGCTACCGGGTCGAGATGAACAGCGCGATCGGGCCCTACAAGGGCGGACTCCGGTTCCGCGGCAACGTCGACCTCAGTGTGCTGAAGTTCCTGGCCTTCGAGCAGGCGTTCAAGAACGCGCTGACGACGCTTCCGCTCGGGGGCGGCAAGGGCGGCTCGGACTTCGAGCCCAAGGGCCGCAGCGACGGGGAGGTGATGCGCTTCTGCCAGTCGTTCATGAGTGAGCTGTTCCGCCACATCGGTGCCCACACCGACGTCCCCGCCGGGGACATCGGGGTCGGCGGTCGGGAGATCGGCTTCCTCTTCGGGCAGTACAAGCGGCTCAGCAACGAGTTCACGGGGGTGCTCACCGGCAAGGGTGTCTCCTGGGGCGGCAGCCTGATCCGGCCCGAGGCCACCGGTTACGGCCTGGTCTACTTCGCTGACCAGATGCTCAAGACCCGCGACGACAGCATGTACCGCAAGATCTGTCTGATCTCGGGCTCCGGGAACGTCGCGCAGTACGCCGCCGAGAACGTGATCCGGCTGGGCGGCAAGGTCCTGACCATGTCCGACTCCTCGGGCTTCGTCCACGACCCGAGCGGGATCGACGAGGAGAAGCTGGCGTGGATCGTCGACCTCAAGGAGGTACGACGCGGCCGGATCTCGGAGTACGCCGAGCACTTCGGCTGCGACTTCCACGCCGGTCAGCGCCCCTGGGGGGTCGAGGGTGCGCAGGTCGCACTGCCCTGCGCCTGTCAGAACGAGCTCGACGAGGAGGACGCCAAGGCGCTGCTGGCCAACGGTGTCGTCGTCGTCGCCGAGGGCGCCAACATGCCGTCCGAGCCCGGCGCCGTGCGGCAGTTCGTCGACGCCGGGATCCTCTACGGCCCGGGCAAGGCCGCCAACGCCGGCGGCGTGGCGGTCAGCGGGTTGGAGATGGTGCAGAACGCGGCCTTCTCCACCTGGACCCGCGACGAGGTGGACGCCCGCCTCCTGGGGATCATGGTCGACATCCACCGCAGCTGTGTCCGGGCGGCCGCGGAGTACGACCAGCCCGGCAACTACGTCGTCGGCGCCAACATCGCAGGCTTCGAGAAGATCGCCTCGGCCATGCTGGCCCAGGGCGTCGTGTAG